GGACATTGCCATGACCCAGACAGCCAGCCAGGAAACGTACCGCACAGCGGAAGTGGCGGTGCGCGGCGGAACACTCCACACCGCCGTCTGGGGACCGGATGATCCTGCCGCTCCCACTATCCTTGCCGTCCACGGCGTCACGGCGTCACACAAGTCATGGGCCTATCTCGCCGCGGCACTGCCCGAGGTCCGGATCATCGCTCCGGACCTGCGCGGCCGCGGCCGCAGCAACCAACTGCCGGCACCGTACGGGATGACCTCGCACGCGCAGGACCTGGCCGCCGTCCTGGAGGAACTGGCCGAGGGGCCCGTCGTCGTGGTGGGGCACTCCATGGGCGGCTTCGCCTCGCTGGTCCTTGCAGACCTGTTCCCGGAGCGAGTCCGTTCGCTGATACTGGTGGATGGGGGCCTGCCGCTGCAGGTGCCGGCAGGCCTTTCGGACGAGGAAATCATCTCCTCGGTCCTGGGTCCAGCCGCCGAGCGGCTCAATGCCACCTTCCCAAGCCGGGAGGTGTACCGCTCCTTCTGGCGGCAGCACCCGGCCTTCAGCGCGGACTGGGGTCCGCTGGTGGATGCCTATGTGGACTACGACCTCACCGGCGAGGAGCCGGAACTTCGGCCCGCCACACGGTATGAGGCAATGGCGGAGGATACGGCGGACCTGCACCGCGGCGCTTCGCTGCTGGCTGCACTGGACCGCCTTACCGTCGAGGCCGAGGTCCTCCGGGCGCCCCGGGGACTGCTGAACGAACCGGCAGCCCTTTACGCCCCGGGATATTTGGAGTCTTGGGCAGCAAAGCTTCCCACGCTGCGGCTCACGCAGGTGCCGGACGTCAACCACTACACAATCATCATGGGCCAGACGGGGGCCGCTGCCGTTGCCGGGAGCGTCCGCGCTGCCTTGGCCGGAAAGTGAGCGGCGGCTAAAACCGCCGAACCAGGCCCGCTAGCCCCCCGCGAAGGGCGGCAGCACGTCCACCACGTCGTCGGGACCCAGCACGGTTGCATGGTCCCGCACGGCCACCTCATTGAGCAGGAAGCTGCTGCGGGAAAGGATCCGGGGAAGCGGCGGGGTTCCCGTTGGGGGCTCCGGCCGCTCCACGGCCGCTACAGCTTTCACCAGATCCGCAACTGTAGCGCCGTCGGGCAGGTTGAACTTTTCTTCCTCGAAACCCGCGGCGGCGCGTGCGGCAGCAAAGTAACGTACAAGCATTCCAGTCAGCCCCCGATGGCACTCATGCTGCGGTCCGGCTGGACGAAGTCCGGGGCGTCCAGTCCCACGTGGTCCATACCGTGGGCCTTTGGTTTGATCCACATTGCGTCCTGCCACCGCTGCGCCAGCTCCGCGTCGCCTGCGCCCGCACGCAGCAGGCCCAGCAGGTCGTATTCCTCGCGCGAGAACAGGCAGCTCATGATCTTGCCTTCGGCGGTGATCCTGGTGCGCCGGCAGTCGGAGCAGAACGGCTCGGTGACGGAGGCGATAATCCCCACGGTTCCCAGAACGGGACCCTCCGGATCCGCAGTGCCGGCCACCCGGCGTCGTACTTCAAAGCGTTCCGCAGGGGCGCCGTCGCGTTCCCGGGGATCGGGACTGAGGACGAAATCCCTGGACAGCAGCCCGCGGATTTCTGCGGCAGTAATCATGTTGCGGCGCGTCCAGCCGTGGTCCGCATCAAGGGGCATCTGCTCGATGAACCGCAGTTCGTATCCGCGCTCCAGGGCCCAGGCCAGCAGTTGCGGTGACTCGGCATCGTTGATCCCGCGCATCAGGACGGCGTTCAGTTTGACGGGTCCCAGCCCGGCAGCCCACGCGGCGTCCACACCGGCCAGGACCTGGTCGAGGAAGGGGCGGCGGGTCAGCTTGGTGAACGTTTCTTCATGCAGGGAATCCAGCGACACGTTGATGCGCGTCAGCCCGGCGTCTTTCAGGGCGGCGGCCTTCCTGGCCAGGCCAACGCCGTTGGTGGTCATGGAGATCGGAAGGCCGGGGTGGTTGCGCCGCAGGGCTGCGATGATGTCCACCAAGTCGTGCCGGACCAGCGGCTCGCCGCCCGTCAGCCGCAGCTCCCGGACGCCCAGCTGTTCTACGCCCACCTTGACGATCCGCACGATTTCTTCGCCGGTCATGACTGCCTGCTTGGCCAACCACTCGAGGCCTTCGGCAGGCATGCAGTAGGTGCAGCGGAGGTTGCATTTGTCGGTCAGGGACAGCCTCATGTCCGTGGCGCGGCGGCCGTACCGGTCCGCCAGGCCGGCCGGTGCATCCGCGGGGCGGCGTCCGGGCACAGCCGATGCTGCTTCCTCCGGCGGCTGGGGCATGCCTAGCTGGACACTCATGAATTCAGGCTACGCCACCTTGAGCCGCGCATCACACCATCAGAGGCCCGGCGTCATCCAGGTGCCACGAACCTATGCTGGGAGTTGTGAAGAGTTCCGGGCGCAGGTACGGGGCGGACGACGACGGCGGCGGCCTTCAGGGGCGGCCGGAACGTTCCGTCCGGCAACCGGGAGTCCCGCGCGCTAGGGTGCGGGACACAAGGGGGCGTTGGGCCGCTGCCGCCGGGATGGTGGCCGTCGCCGGCGGGGTCGCCGCGGGGGAGTTGCTGGCAGGATTCGCCAGCCCGTCCCTGTCCCCGTTGTTCGCCGTCGGCGGAGTGGTGATCGATGCCGTTCCTCCCGGTGTGAAGGACTGGGCCATCTCCCTTTTCGGTACGGCCGATAAGGCTGCCCTGCTGACGGGCATGGCGCTGGTCATCGCCGGGCTGGCGGGACTGGCTGGAGTGCTTGAGTTCCGGAGGCGGTTCACTGGGGCCGTCCTGGTGGGCATCTTCGGCCTCGCCGGGGCGGCAGCCGTGCTGACGCGTTCCCAGGTGACCCCGGTCGCTGTTGTCCTGCCGCTCCTGGCCGCGGCTGCCGCCGTCGTGCTGTTGCGGCTCCTGGTGGGGCGGCTGGCGGCGTGGGAGGGTACTGCTTCAACCCCAGACGGGGAAAGCACTCCGGATGCCACAGCTGCGCGCTCACGCCGCAGCTTCCTCCAGGCCCTTGCCGGCACGGCAGCGGCCGCTGGGGTTGCAGGGCTGCTGGCGGGCATCTGGCGCGGTGCCGCCAACGCGGTCAGCGAAGCCAGGGCCCGCATCACCCTTCCAACGCCGGCATCTCCGGCGCCGCCAATCCCGGCGGCCGCGGAGTCCGGCGTGGCGGGAATGCCGCCGCTGGTCACGCCAAACCGTGACTTCTACCGGATCGACACAGCCCTCACCGTCCCGGCGGTCAACCCGGATACCTGGCTGCTCAAAGTCACCGGTATGGTGGCCCGGGAGGTCCAGCTCTCCTTCGCGGACCTGATGGCCAAACCCCTGACCGAACGCCACATCACCATCGCCTGCGTCTCCAACAACGTGGGCGGCGACCTGATCGGCAACGCCCGCTGGCTGGGCTGGCCGGTCAGGGACCTGCTGGCACTGGCAGGACCGCAGCCGGGATCCGACATGGTGCTCTCGCGCAGCACCGACGGTTGGACCGCCGGAACGCCCTTGGAGGTGTTGACGGATAACCGGGATGCCCTGCTGGCCGTCGGCATGAACGGTGAACCGCTGCCGCTGGAGCACGGCTTTCCCGTCCGGTTGGTTGTCCCCGGCCTTTACGGTTATGTCTCGGCAACCAAGTGGCTGACGGAACTCAAGGTCACGAGGTTTGCCGACGACGCCGGGTACTGGACCCCGCGGGGCTGGTCCGAGCGCGGACCCATCAAGACGTCGTCGCGCATCGACGTGCCGCGCAGCGGGCGCCCGGTCAGCCCGGGAACCGTTGTATTTGCCGGCGTCGCCTGGGCCCAGCACACCGGCATCGGGAAGGTGGAAGTGCGGCTCAACCGGGGGCCCTGGCGGGAAGCTGAGCTGGCGCCCGGCATCTCCGCGGACACCTGGTACCAGTGGAAGCTGGCGGTCGACCTCTCACCGGGGCAGTACGAAGTCCAGGTCCGCGCCAGCGACATGAACGGCCGGCCCCAGGATGAAACATCACGGCCGCCCGCGCCTGACGGGGCCACCGGATTCCACACGGTTAGAGTGGACGTGAAATCCTGACGGCCGCGACCAAAGGCGTACCCATGACCACTGCGCATCACGCCCCTGCGGGCAAGGCCCACAACGCCCGCTCCGTCGCCGCGCATCTGGCCGCAGTCACTGACCTCCTCGCCCCGCTGGCGGCAGAATCCCGCGCTGAAGTTGTTCTCCTGCCTGATGCCCTGGGCCGGGCGGTGGTGCACGGAATCCTTGCTCCGCTCAATCTTCCCCCCTTCGCCAACTCCCAGATGGACGGGTATGCTGTCCGTTCCGCGGACATCCCCGACGGCGGCGCTGAGCTGCGCATCATGCCTCCCATTCCCGCCGGGTCGAGCCCGCAGCCGCTTGGCCCGGGGGCTGCGGCGCCCATCATGACAGGTGCGATGATCCCGGCGGGGGCTGACGCCGTCGTACCTATTGAAAAAGCGGTGCCCGACCACTTCCTTCCGGAACAAGACGGCACTGTTGTGACGCTGCCTGCCACGGCCCCCGGAACATACGTGCGCGCCGCCGGAAGCGACATTGCGGCGGGGGAGCGGGCGCTCGCCGCCCGAACCTGCCTGGGGCCGGCGCAGCTGGGACTGCTCGCCGCCCTTGGCATGGCGGAGGTGGAGGTGTACCGGGCGGTGACCGTCCTGCTCGTCACCACGGGGGACGAAGTCGTGGAACCCGGGCAGGCGCTTCCGGAGGGCAAGATCTACGACTCCAACGGAACCCTCCTGGAAGCGGCCATGACGCAGGCAGGCCTCCGCGTCCGCCGAGCCGGGATCTCCACGGACAGCCCTGCGGAACTCCAGGCGCTGCTGCGGACCGAAGGCCGGGACACGGACCTGATCGTCACCACCGGCGGCGTCAGCAAGGGAGCCTACGAGGTGGTGCGGCAGGCCATGGCCGAACAACCGGTCGACTTCCTGCACGTCGCCATGCAGCCCGGCGGCCCCCAGGGAATCGGAACGTTCGACGGCGTCCCCTTCCTTGGGTTTCCCGGCAATCCGGTCAGCTGCCTGGTGTCCTTCGAGATGTTCCTCCGCCCCGCCCTGTCGGCCTTGCTGGGGGCGCCGGCGCCCCGGCTGCCCCTGCGCGCCCGCCTTGATCTTGAGGGGCAAGCCCGGCAGCTCACGTCCCCCGGCTCCAAACACCAGGTCCGGCGGGGGAGCCTCCAGCCGGACGGGACGGTACGGCTGGAAGGCGGCGAGAGCTCCCATCTGATGCACGCGCTCGCGGGCTCGAATGTCCTGGTCCACATTCCTGCCGGCGTAACGGAACTCGCTGCCGGGGAGGAGGTGGAAGTATGGATGCTGTGAATGCAGAACAGACTCCCGCGCTGACGCACCTGCGCCAGGACGGCAGCGCCCAGATGGTGGATGTTTCCGCCAAGG
This window of the Pseudarthrobacter defluvii genome carries:
- a CDS encoding molybdopterin molybdotransferase MoeA, which translates into the protein MTTAHHAPAGKAHNARSVAAHLAAVTDLLAPLAAESRAEVVLLPDALGRAVVHGILAPLNLPPFANSQMDGYAVRSADIPDGGAELRIMPPIPAGSSPQPLGPGAAAPIMTGAMIPAGADAVVPIEKAVPDHFLPEQDGTVVTLPATAPGTYVRAAGSDIAAGERALAARTCLGPAQLGLLAALGMAEVEVYRAVTVLLVTTGDEVVEPGQALPEGKIYDSNGTLLEAAMTQAGLRVRRAGISTDSPAELQALLRTEGRDTDLIVTTGGVSKGAYEVVRQAMAEQPVDFLHVAMQPGGPQGIGTFDGVPFLGFPGNPVSCLVSFEMFLRPALSALLGAPAPRLPLRARLDLEGQARQLTSPGSKHQVRRGSLQPDGTVRLEGGESSHLMHALAGSNVLVHIPAGVTELAAGEEVEVWML
- a CDS encoding alpha/beta hydrolase, whose protein sequence is MTQTASQETYRTAEVAVRGGTLHTAVWGPDDPAAPTILAVHGVTASHKSWAYLAAALPEVRIIAPDLRGRGRSNQLPAPYGMTSHAQDLAAVLEELAEGPVVVVGHSMGGFASLVLADLFPERVRSLILVDGGLPLQVPAGLSDEEIISSVLGPAAERLNATFPSREVYRSFWRQHPAFSADWGPLVDAYVDYDLTGEEPELRPATRYEAMAEDTADLHRGASLLAALDRLTVEAEVLRAPRGLLNEPAALYAPGYLESWAAKLPTLRLTQVPDVNHYTIIMGQTGAAAVAGSVRAALAGK
- a CDS encoding MoaD/ThiS family protein; translation: MLVRYFAAARAAAGFEEEKFNLPDGATVADLVKAVAAVERPEPPTGTPPLPRILSRSSFLLNEVAVRDHATVLGPDDVVDVLPPFAGG
- a CDS encoding molybdopterin-dependent oxidoreductase — its product is MVAVAGGVAAGELLAGFASPSLSPLFAVGGVVIDAVPPGVKDWAISLFGTADKAALLTGMALVIAGLAGLAGVLEFRRRFTGAVLVGIFGLAGAAAVLTRSQVTPVAVVLPLLAAAAAVVLLRLLVGRLAAWEGTASTPDGESTPDATAARSRRSFLQALAGTAAAAGVAGLLAGIWRGAANAVSEARARITLPTPASPAPPIPAAAESGVAGMPPLVTPNRDFYRIDTALTVPAVNPDTWLLKVTGMVAREVQLSFADLMAKPLTERHITIACVSNNVGGDLIGNARWLGWPVRDLLALAGPQPGSDMVLSRSTDGWTAGTPLEVLTDNRDALLAVGMNGEPLPLEHGFPVRLVVPGLYGYVSATKWLTELKVTRFADDAGYWTPRGWSERGPIKTSSRIDVPRSGRPVSPGTVVFAGVAWAQHTGIGKVEVRLNRGPWREAELAPGISADTWYQWKLAVDLSPGQYEVQVRASDMNGRPQDETSRPPAPDGATGFHTVRVDVKS
- the moaA gene encoding GTP 3',8-cyclase MoaA translates to MSVQLGMPQPPEEAASAVPGRRPADAPAGLADRYGRRATDMRLSLTDKCNLRCTYCMPAEGLEWLAKQAVMTGEEIVRIVKVGVEQLGVRELRLTGGEPLVRHDLVDIIAALRRNHPGLPISMTTNGVGLARKAAALKDAGLTRINVSLDSLHEETFTKLTRRPFLDQVLAGVDAAWAAGLGPVKLNAVLMRGINDAESPQLLAWALERGYELRFIEQMPLDADHGWTRRNMITAAEIRGLLSRDFVLSPDPRERDGAPAERFEVRRRVAGTADPEGPVLGTVGIIASVTEPFCSDCRRTRITAEGKIMSCLFSREEYDLLGLLRAGAGDAELAQRWQDAMWIKPKAHGMDHVGLDAPDFVQPDRSMSAIGG